A single region of the Blattabacterium cuenoti genome encodes:
- the fsa gene encoding fructose-6-phosphate aldolase, with amino-acid sequence MKFFIDTANLEEINKARLLGILDGVTTNPSLIARESIFNQKEIDNHYISICNLLKNEEDVSAEVISNNYTEMIREGEKLSLLHPKIVVKIPMTENGIKAIKYFYKKKIKTNCTLVFTPGQAILAAKVGAYYVSPFIGRIDDISYNGLNIIKEIKNIYDNYHFKTKILAASIRNPLHIIECSKIGIFAITSPINVIKTLLYHPLTNIGLDKFIKDYNKKF; translated from the coding sequence ATGAAATTTTTTATAGATACAGCTAATTTAGAAGAAATTAATAAAGCTAGATTGTTAGGAATATTAGATGGAGTAACAACAAATCCATCTTTAATTGCAAGGGAATCTATTTTTAATCAAAAAGAAATTGATAATCATTATATATCCATATGTAATCTTTTAAAAAATGAAGAAGATGTAAGCGCAGAAGTTATTAGTAATAATTATACAGAAATGATTAGAGAAGGGGAAAAACTTTCCCTTTTACATCCAAAAATTGTAGTAAAAATACCTATGACAGAAAATGGAATTAAAGCTATAAAGTATTTTTACAAAAAAAAAATTAAAACTAATTGCACTCTTGTTTTTACTCCCGGACAAGCTATTTTAGCGGCAAAAGTAGGAGCTTATTATGTTTCTCCATTTATAGGAAGAATAGATGATATATCTTATAATGGATTAAATATTATAAAAGAAATAAAAAATATATATGATAATTATCATTTTAAAACAAAAATATTAGCTGCTTCTATACGTAATCCTTTACATATAATAGAATGTTCAAAAATTGGTATTTTTGCTATAACTTCTCCTATAAATGTTATAAAAACTTTATTATATCATCCGTTAACAAATATAGGATTAGATAAATTTATAAAAGATTACAATAAGAAATTTTAA